From the genome of Pelobacter propionicus DSM 2379, one region includes:
- a CDS encoding TIGR00341 family protein — protein MNGQGGEAAAFARLVWQRLSVKLSGYIDKKTGSINHREVISELVHRSAMTEGYLSSILLANLIALLGLLTNSVAVVIGAMLISPLMGPIFSLGLAFTMGDLVLSRRALRTIVSSILLTVVVAALFTLLSPLKGVTQEILARTRPNVYDLLIAVFAGTAGALALCTRKNYLFTTTGVAVATAVIPPLSVVGYGLGTWQLGIAAGGFLLFFTNLVAIVISSDAVFYFYRFRGSMAAESAYPLRRRLQIMGGVLAFVSIPLAVTLVTDIRKVNLSRRTENVLKSQLNRQHHSRLTGVSIDSSGAKLTVLASVNTVAYLDSAVRARIEEQLAVRIGRPVVLELEQVIVRSGAVDPPSPLRQPVSSVAAQPETLATLREKSMARLREGCREVDTYIAPFRVAGCTITFSDGERPIGVQVSMLRDDQPGPQEQRWIRTALEKKLQENIDLRVETLPLLPPPGFTEKDDLDKASRDSLALLGRSAARLPEYGVQLEIPPDTRNSVARTRRRVARLKSHLVEELGIAAERITVVAGKEETIRVRFRR, from the coding sequence GTGAACGGACAGGGGGGAGAGGCGGCGGCGTTCGCGAGGCTTGTGTGGCAGCGGCTGTCGGTGAAGCTGTCGGGCTATATCGATAAAAAGACGGGCAGCATCAACCACCGGGAGGTGATCTCGGAATTGGTGCATCGCTCGGCAATGACCGAGGGGTATCTCTCCTCCATCCTGCTTGCCAACCTGATCGCGCTTTTGGGGCTTCTGACCAACAGCGTGGCGGTGGTGATCGGCGCCATGCTGATCTCGCCGCTGATGGGACCGATCTTCTCCCTAGGGCTGGCCTTCACCATGGGTGATCTGGTCCTCTCTCGCCGGGCCCTGCGCACCATCGTCTCCAGTATCCTCTTGACGGTGGTGGTGGCCGCGCTGTTCACCCTGCTCTCCCCCCTCAAGGGGGTAACCCAGGAGATCCTGGCCCGCACCCGGCCCAACGTCTACGACCTGCTGATAGCGGTCTTCGCCGGAACCGCAGGAGCCCTGGCGCTCTGCACCCGCAAGAACTACCTCTTCACCACCACCGGCGTGGCCGTTGCCACGGCGGTCATCCCCCCCTTGAGCGTGGTCGGCTACGGTCTGGGTACCTGGCAGTTGGGTATCGCCGCGGGTGGTTTCCTGCTCTTCTTCACCAACCTGGTGGCGATCGTGATCAGCTCCGACGCGGTCTTCTACTTCTACCGCTTCCGGGGCAGCATGGCCGCCGAGAGCGCCTACCCGCTCCGGCGCCGTCTGCAGATCATGGGCGGCGTGCTGGCGTTTGTGTCCATACCGTTGGCTGTTACGCTTGTCACGGACATCCGAAAGGTGAACCTCTCCCGTCGCACGGAGAACGTGCTGAAGAGCCAGCTCAACCGTCAGCACCACTCCCGCCTGACCGGCGTGTCCATCGACAGCTCCGGGGCGAAGTTGACCGTGCTGGCGTCGGTCAATACGGTCGCCTATCTGGACAGTGCCGTTCGCGCCAGGATCGAAGAGCAGCTTGCCGTCCGCATCGGCAGGCCGGTTGTCCTGGAACTGGAGCAGGTCATCGTCCGTTCCGGCGCGGTGGATCCTCCCTCCCCGCTGCGGCAGCCGGTTTCCTCCGTTGCCGCGCAGCCAGAGACCCTGGCCACCCTGCGTGAGAAGAGCATGGCGCGTCTGAGGGAGGGGTGCCGGGAGGTCGATACCTACATCGCCCCCTTCAGGGTGGCCGGCTGCACCATCACCTTCTCCGACGGTGAACGACCCATCGGCGTGCAGGTCAGCATGCTCCGCGACGACCAGCCCGGACCCCAGGAACAGCGCTGGATCAGGACGGCGCTGGAGAAAAAACTCCAGGAGAATATCGATCTCAGGGTTGAAACGCTTCCGCTGCTGCCGCCGCCCGGCTTTACCGAAAAAGACGATCTGGACAAGGCCAGCCGCGACTCACTGGCGCTGTTGGGGCGTAGTGCCGCGCGCCTCCCTGAGTATGGGGTGCAGCTGGAGATTCCGCCTGATACGCGGAACAGCGTGGCAAGGACGAGACGGCGGGTCGCCCGCCTGAAAAGCCACCTGGTCGAGGAGCTGGGGATAGCGGCGGAACGGATAACGGTTGTGGCGGGAAAAGAGGAAACGATCAGGGTACGCTTCAGGAGGTAG
- a CDS encoding NUDIX hydrolase translates to MTVEWFDIVDENGTALDRATRARCHDGSKLLHPVVHVHVFNSGGKLLLQKRKLTKDIQPGKWDTSVGGHIQSGELLEDAIQREVLEEIGIEIDPARLRPLGRYLFESEIEREYVYSYACTHDGPFRIQEEEIDEVRFLDITEIDDLIATGETTPNFNREADLLRKEKLLGERAGVGLP, encoded by the coding sequence ATGACAGTTGAATGGTTTGATATTGTTGATGAAAACGGAACTGCCCTCGACAGGGCGACCCGAGCCCGCTGTCACGACGGCTCGAAGCTGCTGCACCCGGTGGTGCACGTGCACGTCTTTAACTCCGGGGGCAAGCTGCTGCTGCAGAAGCGGAAGCTCACCAAGGACATCCAGCCCGGCAAATGGGACACCTCCGTCGGCGGGCACATCCAGTCCGGTGAGTTGTTGGAGGACGCCATACAACGGGAGGTGCTGGAAGAGATCGGGATAGAGATCGATCCGGCGCGCCTGCGGCCGCTCGGCCGCTACCTGTTCGAATCGGAGATAGAGCGCGAGTACGTCTACTCCTACGCCTGTACCCATGATGGCCCGTTCCGTATTCAGGAAGAGGAGATAGACGAGGTGCGTTTCCTTGATATCACGGAAATCGATGACCTGATCGCCACTGGCGAGACCACGCCAAACTTCAATCGGGAGGCGGATTTGTTGCGGAAGGAGAAGTTGTTGGGGGAGCGGGCCGGTGTCGGGCTTCCATGA
- a CDS encoding AAA family ATPase has translation MTEQELRDSLDEHFTPARPAIHNYVERDRVDTNFRDALHEPGFQVMVYGPTGVGKSSLVWSTLDKLGLTYYRFGFDDGITESNLFPKIMQKLGFEKVTTDKKTYESGTSVLTSAGVKIWNLITFKGAFGANSKKIDEQVFVPYHNDADVDAVAEALMKLDCVLFLDDLEKIKNDDIKKLLAHLGKKMSDLSGSLKTNSKIIYAGISQEVSKLISLDQSLRDRLADQMLEKLHDSEVKQIFTKGWSAVGFDYSEIDLDHIASLCCGYARYAHWIGKQSVLHAFRASRHRLESSDINDAIEFIITRYRDDYQTRIDKATGHKGGHRIREAILYAMAECNEIEVSFDYIVNNASKIRNIDFKKTQISGPLGELKKPARGSLLEDGRMTGYHRFTDLMLKPYIRMLRLGY, from the coding sequence ATGACTGAACAGGAACTTCGGGATAGCCTGGATGAGCATTTTACGCCAGCACGTCCTGCAATTCATAATTACGTTGAACGAGATAGGGTTGATACTAATTTTCGGGATGCCTTGCATGAGCCTGGCTTCCAAGTAATGGTTTATGGGCCAACAGGTGTAGGTAAGTCTTCACTGGTCTGGTCAACGCTCGACAAATTAGGCTTGACCTATTATCGGTTTGGGTTTGATGATGGTATTACTGAAAGCAATCTTTTTCCAAAGATAATGCAAAAGCTTGGTTTTGAAAAAGTAACAACAGATAAGAAGACTTATGAATCTGGCACATCTGTGTTGACATCTGCTGGAGTTAAGATATGGAACCTAATAACATTTAAAGGCGCTTTCGGTGCAAATAGTAAAAAAATAGATGAACAAGTTTTTGTGCCATATCACAATGACGCTGATGTTGATGCAGTAGCAGAAGCATTGATGAAACTTGACTGTGTTTTGTTTCTTGACGATCTTGAAAAGATAAAGAATGATGACATTAAGAAGCTTCTTGCTCACCTAGGCAAAAAAATGTCTGATTTGTCTGGCTCGTTAAAAACAAATTCAAAAATAATCTATGCTGGAATAAGCCAAGAAGTTTCAAAATTGATTTCGTTGGATCAGTCATTACGTGACAGGCTCGCGGATCAAATGTTGGAAAAACTACACGATTCAGAAGTAAAACAGATATTTACCAAGGGTTGGTCAGCTGTAGGGTTTGACTATTCAGAAATTGATCTCGATCACATTGCATCACTTTGCTGCGGATATGCACGTTATGCACACTGGATTGGAAAACAGTCAGTGTTGCATGCCTTTAGGGCAAGTCGACATCGATTGGAAAGCAGTGATATAAATGATGCAATTGAATTTATAATTACAAGATACAGAGATGACTATCAGACTAGAATAGATAAAGCAACTGGGCATAAGGGTGGGCATAGAATCAGGGAAGCTATTTTATATGCTATGGCAGAATGTAACGAAATTGAAGTTAGTTTTGACTATATTGTCAACAACGCATCTAAAATAAGAAATATCGATTTTAAAAAGACACAGATCAGTGGGCCGCTAGGTGAACTCAAAAAACCTGCCCGAGGAAGTTTGCTAGAAGATGGAAGAATGACAGGATATCACAGGTTCACCGACTTGATGTTAAAACCATACATAAGGATGTTGAGACTCGGTTACTGA
- a CDS encoding mechanosensitive ion channel family protein, with protein MNSITGRPRLKQLVMLFSTACMILLVTVTTAIAAPAQKKTVDKESPAIQAVPVPVPEAQVELDGKPLFPIKTKVLSLLPEERAKTISIRLLRLVKNPLFHLDSLKVVDNDITSDIVSDDLIIMSVSEADALAEGKPRPQLAREFAGKIRAAMEARNREYSTRSLLFGALYTLLSTLVLIATLSLIRRFFPRLIANIHSWRGSYIRSIRIQSIEVLNEERIVALITSILRSIRLLLLLGLFYLYIPLVLSFFPWTRGMASKLFDYILTPLEKLFHAAVSYLPNIFFLLVILAIAHYTIRLTRFIFSEIEKQTISIPGFFPEWADPSFKITRFLILAFAAVVAFPYLPGSGSPAFRGVSVFLGVLFSLGSTSAVANVVAGVILTYMRAFKLGDRVKIADTMGDVVEKNLLVTRVRTIKNVDITIPNAMVLGSHVVNYSSSSQNYGLILNTTITIGYDAPWRQVHELLISAARATGNILELPAPFVLQTALNDFYVSYEINAYTDKPSVMARTYSELHQNIQDAFNEAGVEIMSPHYSTLRDGNRTTIPDAYLAKDYREPSFRVTRVAGERGGESRATEGKGVRG; from the coding sequence ATGAATAGCATCACCGGAAGGCCGAGGCTGAAGCAGCTTGTCATGCTCTTCTCCACCGCATGCATGATTCTGCTCGTCACCGTGACAACTGCAATCGCCGCACCGGCACAGAAAAAAACCGTCGATAAGGAGTCGCCAGCGATCCAGGCCGTTCCGGTGCCCGTTCCCGAGGCCCAGGTCGAGCTTGACGGCAAGCCGCTGTTCCCCATCAAGACCAAAGTCCTCTCCCTGCTGCCGGAGGAACGGGCCAAAACCATATCGATACGGCTGCTCAGGCTGGTCAAAAACCCCCTGTTCCACCTGGATTCCCTGAAGGTCGTTGACAACGACATCACCAGCGATATCGTTTCAGACGACCTGATTATCATGAGCGTCAGCGAGGCCGATGCCCTGGCCGAGGGGAAGCCGCGTCCCCAGCTGGCCCGGGAGTTCGCCGGGAAGATCCGCGCCGCGATGGAGGCACGCAACCGGGAGTACAGTACCCGCAGCCTGCTGTTCGGCGCGCTGTACACGCTGCTGTCCACCCTGGTGCTGATTGCCACCCTCTCCCTGATCCGCCGCTTCTTTCCCCGCCTGATCGCCAACATCCACTCCTGGCGCGGCAGCTACATCCGCTCCATACGCATCCAGTCCATCGAGGTGCTTAATGAAGAGCGGATAGTCGCGCTGATCACCTCGATCCTGCGTAGCATCCGGCTGCTGCTCCTGCTGGGGCTGTTCTACCTCTACATCCCCCTGGTGCTGAGCTTCTTCCCCTGGACACGGGGTATGGCCTCGAAGCTCTTCGACTACATTCTGACCCCCCTGGAGAAGCTGTTTCACGCTGCCGTCTCCTACCTGCCCAACATCTTCTTCCTGCTGGTCATCCTGGCTATCGCCCACTACACTATCCGGCTCACCCGCTTCATATTTTCCGAGATCGAGAAGCAGACCATCAGCATCCCCGGTTTTTTCCCGGAGTGGGCCGATCCCAGCTTCAAGATAACCCGCTTTTTGATCCTGGCCTTCGCGGCCGTGGTGGCCTTCCCCTACCTGCCCGGTTCCGGATCGCCGGCATTCAGGGGGGTATCGGTCTTTCTGGGGGTGCTCTTCTCCCTGGGATCGACATCGGCCGTGGCCAACGTGGTGGCAGGGGTAATCCTGACCTACATGCGCGCCTTCAAGCTGGGTGACCGGGTCAAGATCGCCGACACCATGGGTGACGTGGTGGAGAAGAACCTGCTGGTGACCCGCGTGCGCACGATCAAGAACGTGGATATCACCATCCCCAACGCCATGGTGCTGGGGAGCCATGTCGTCAACTACAGCTCGTCATCCCAAAACTACGGCCTGATCCTCAACACCACGATAACCATCGGCTACGACGCCCCCTGGCGCCAAGTCCACGAACTGCTGATCTCCGCCGCACGAGCCACCGGAAACATACTGGAACTGCCGGCCCCCTTCGTGCTTCAGACCGCCCTCAACGACTTCTATGTCAGCTACGAGATCAACGCCTACACCGACAAGCCGTCGGTCATGGCGCGCACCTATTCCGAACTGCACCAGAACATCCAGGACGCCTTCAACGAGGCGGGGGTCGAGATCATGTCGCCGCACTACTCCACGCTGCGCGACGGCAACCGGACCACCATCCCCGATGCCTACCTGGCCAAGGACTACCGGGAGCCCTCTTTTCGTGTTACAAGGGTGGCTGGAGAACGGGGTGGGGAATCCCGGGCCACGGAAGGAAAGGGGGTGCGCGGGTGA
- a CDS encoding 4-hydroxy-tetrahydrodipicolinate reductase, which translates to MKVGLMGFGKTGKAVASVLLQSDEVKLQWVVRRSHNLEHRSVPEFLGINARDPGMIYSFEEYTAQQLLDRLPVDVIIDFSSEQGVDYYGEEARGRKIAVVSAISEYSPEKREYLKYLAEETRVVWSPNITIGINFLMIAAKVLKNIAPYTDIEIVEEHFKGKPEVSGTARKIALALGLPEGAIKTIRAGGIIGIHEILFGFPYQTVRLKHESITREAFGNGVLFAARHVIEQEAGLYGMEDLMIPYFNLGG; encoded by the coding sequence ATGAAAGTTGGTCTGATGGGATTTGGCAAGACGGGCAAGGCTGTGGCATCGGTCCTGCTGCAGAGTGACGAGGTGAAGCTCCAGTGGGTCGTGCGGAGGTCGCACAACCTGGAGCACAGGTCGGTCCCAGAATTTTTGGGCATCAACGCCAGGGATCCGGGGATGATCTACTCCTTCGAGGAGTATACGGCGCAGCAGCTCCTGGACCGGCTTCCGGTGGATGTGATCATCGACTTCTCCTCGGAACAGGGGGTCGACTACTACGGTGAAGAGGCGCGCGGACGGAAGATAGCCGTGGTCAGCGCCATCTCTGAGTACTCACCCGAGAAACGGGAGTATCTGAAGTATCTGGCCGAGGAGACCAGGGTGGTCTGGTCACCCAACATCACCATCGGGATCAACTTCCTGATGATCGCGGCCAAGGTCCTGAAGAACATCGCTCCCTACACGGACATTGAGATCGTCGAGGAGCATTTCAAGGGGAAACCGGAGGTCTCGGGGACTGCCAGAAAGATCGCCTTGGCCCTTGGTCTGCCGGAGGGGGCGATCAAGACCATCCGGGCCGGCGGGATCATCGGCATCCATGAGATACTGTTTGGATTCCCTTACCAGACCGTGCGCCTCAAGCATGAATCCATCACCCGTGAGGCTTTCGGCAACGGCGTGCTCTTCGCGGCACGGCACGTCATCGAGCAGGAGGCTGGCCTGTACGGCATGGAAGACCTGATGATCCCCTATTTCAACCTGGGCGGCTAG
- a CDS encoding GGDEF domain-containing protein: MITRRFLFGISLVLVGAAGCGDFLADGHVSMLLLYAAAVLLSGWYCGRVGGIIVAMAATASWLVANRLQQPPGEGNLIFSWNAFSRLAIFLLIASAASSQSRLKSALERESHKSGTDRLTGLLNGTAFRERVEEEMERSRRYGHHFSLALIDLDEFQQINETRGTSRGDRLLQDTGEAIVQCIRKTDIAGRIGGDEFTVLFPETSGQQARCAIEKLLMALDMMTSRSGWQVTASIGVVSCEKGVETYDALLDRAATMLDAAREKGRNGAEFMVID, from the coding sequence GTGATAACGCGTCGTTTCCTGTTTGGCATCTCCCTGGTTCTGGTCGGGGCGGCTGGCTGCGGCGATTTTCTTGCCGACGGGCACGTATCCATGCTGCTGCTCTATGCCGCCGCCGTGCTGCTGTCCGGCTGGTACTGCGGCAGGGTGGGGGGGATAATCGTTGCGATGGCCGCGACCGCCAGTTGGTTGGTGGCCAACAGGCTCCAGCAGCCTCCGGGGGAGGGGAACCTCATATTCTCCTGGAACGCCTTCAGCCGCCTGGCCATCTTCCTGCTGATCGCCTCAGCCGCATCGTCGCAGTCACGGCTGAAAAGTGCCTTGGAACGGGAGTCCCACAAAAGCGGCACCGATCGCCTGACCGGCCTGCTCAACGGGACAGCCTTCCGGGAGCGGGTGGAAGAGGAGATGGAGCGCTCCCGACGCTACGGCCACCACTTTTCACTGGCCCTGATCGACCTGGACGAATTCCAGCAGATCAACGAGACCCGGGGCACCTCCCGCGGGGACAGGCTGCTGCAGGACACCGGCGAAGCCATCGTCCAGTGCATACGGAAGACCGACATCGCCGGCCGCATCGGTGGCGACGAGTTCACGGTGCTCTTTCCGGAAACGAGCGGACAGCAGGCACGCTGCGCAATCGAGAAACTGCTCATGGCGCTGGACATGATGACCAGCCGCTCCGGCTGGCAGGTTACCGCCAGCATCGGCGTGGTCAGCTGCGAGAAGGGGGTCGAGACCTACGACGCGCTTCTGGACCGGGCCGCCACCATGCTGGACGCAGCCCGGGAAAAGGGAAGGAACGGGGCGGAGTTCATGGTGATCGACTGA
- a CDS encoding FAD-binding oxidoreductase, with the protein MLKQEVLQELATIVGRDNIATERQDLLCYSYDATQMEFLPDAVVHPANTEEVAAIMRLANSAGFPVFPRGAGSGFSGGALPKTGGIVLVTTRMNRILRIDTENLIAEVEPGVVTEQFQQEVEKLGLFYPPDPASLKFSTLGGNVAENAGGPRAVKYGCTKDFVMGLEVVLPTGAIIRTGGETYKGVVGYDMTKLLCGSEGTLGIITKIVFKLLPYPDAKKTMLTIFDSIDGAAKAVSSIIGGKIIPTTLEFMDYATLQCVDRRFNLGIPSEGRAVLLIEVDGDRDLIEKQASQIHDIIRPLGLVQFRAAKDKAESEQLWQVRRLVSPSLRDVNPDKFNEDIVVPRSRVPDVIRRIEAIRQRHDIPIVNFGHAGDGNIHVNIMVDKKIAGMEEKAHQAIREVFQAALELGGTMSGEHGVGLSKAPFIELELTPDQIAAMKAIKQALDPNNILNPGKMFPW; encoded by the coding sequence ATGTTGAAACAGGAAGTACTCCAAGAGCTTGCCACCATTGTGGGCAGGGACAACATCGCCACCGAGCGCCAGGACCTGCTCTGCTACTCCTATGACGCAACCCAGATGGAGTTCCTCCCGGACGCGGTCGTCCATCCCGCCAACACCGAAGAGGTGGCCGCAATCATGCGCCTGGCCAACAGCGCCGGCTTTCCGGTCTTTCCACGGGGCGCGGGGAGCGGATTCAGCGGCGGCGCCCTGCCCAAGACCGGAGGCATCGTGCTGGTCACCACCCGCATGAACCGCATCCTGCGCATCGACACCGAAAACCTGATCGCCGAGGTGGAGCCGGGCGTGGTCACGGAGCAGTTCCAGCAGGAGGTGGAGAAGCTGGGGCTCTTCTACCCGCCTGATCCGGCCTCGCTGAAGTTTTCCACCCTGGGGGGGAACGTGGCCGAGAACGCCGGCGGCCCCCGTGCGGTGAAGTACGGCTGCACCAAGGATTTCGTCATGGGACTGGAGGTGGTGCTCCCCACCGGCGCCATCATCCGCACCGGCGGCGAGACCTACAAGGGGGTGGTGGGGTACGACATGACCAAGCTGCTCTGCGGCAGCGAGGGGACCCTGGGCATCATCACCAAGATCGTCTTCAAACTGCTCCCCTACCCGGACGCCAAGAAAACCATGCTGACCATCTTCGACTCCATCGACGGGGCAGCCAAGGCGGTTTCGTCCATCATCGGCGGGAAGATCATCCCCACCACCCTGGAGTTCATGGATTACGCCACCCTGCAGTGCGTGGACCGACGCTTCAACCTGGGCATACCGTCGGAAGGGAGGGCGGTGCTGCTGATCGAGGTGGACGGCGACCGGGACCTGATCGAGAAGCAGGCCAGCCAGATCCACGACATCATCAGGCCCCTGGGACTGGTGCAGTTCCGGGCGGCGAAGGACAAGGCCGAATCGGAGCAGCTCTGGCAGGTCCGGCGGCTGGTCTCACCGTCGCTTCGGGACGTGAACCCGGACAAGTTCAACGAGGACATCGTGGTGCCGCGCAGCAGGGTGCCAGACGTTATCCGCCGCATCGAGGCGATCAGACAGCGCCACGACATCCCCATCGTCAACTTCGGCCATGCCGGTGACGGCAACATCCACGTCAACATCATGGTGGACAAGAAGATTGCCGGCATGGAGGAGAAGGCCCACCAGGCGATTCGCGAGGTATTCCAGGCCGCCCTGGAGCTGGGCGGCACCATGTCGGGCGAGCACGGCGTCGGCCTCTCCAAGGCGCCTTTCATCGAACTGGAACTGACCCCGGACCAGATCGCGGCCATGAAGGCGATCAAGCAGGCCCTGGACCCCAACAACATCCTCAACCCCGGCAAGATGTTTCCCTGGTAA
- a CDS encoding Maf family nucleotide pyrophosphatase — protein sequence MPHATAPIVLASASPRRSELMALAGITCDVVPADICEDPLPGEQPDEHVMRLSREKALAASALTAGRFFVGADTVVVLEERIMGKPVDEEQAREMLESLSGRTHRVITGITVFDRDTETCQTKSVTTQVIFKELSKREIRDYIATGCPMDKAGAYAIQGGAVHFIRSINGSYTNVIGLPMTELYELLQSARALL from the coding sequence ATGCCCCACGCAACCGCACCCATCGTACTTGCCTCAGCTTCGCCCCGCCGCTCGGAACTCATGGCCCTGGCAGGCATCACCTGTGACGTCGTCCCGGCGGACATCTGCGAAGATCCGCTCCCCGGCGAGCAGCCGGACGAGCATGTCATGCGCCTCTCCCGGGAAAAAGCCCTGGCCGCCTCGGCCCTGACCGCCGGCCGCTTCTTCGTGGGCGCCGATACGGTGGTGGTGCTGGAGGAGCGGATCATGGGCAAACCGGTGGACGAGGAGCAGGCCCGGGAGATGCTGGAATCCCTCTCCGGCCGTACCCATCGGGTGATCACCGGCATCACGGTTTTCGACCGCGACACCGAAACCTGCCAGACCAAAAGCGTCACTACCCAGGTGATCTTCAAAGAGCTCAGCAAACGGGAGATCCGCGACTACATCGCCACCGGCTGCCCCATGGACAAGGCCGGCGCCTATGCCATCCAGGGGGGGGCGGTGCACTTCATCCGCTCCATCAACGGCTCTTACACCAACGTGATCGGCCTGCCCATGACCGAACTGTACGAACTCCTGCAGAGCGCCCGTGCGCTGCTCTGA
- a CDS encoding YggS family pyridoxal phosphate-dependent enzyme, whose amino-acid sequence MSIAERLAEVREEIRTAALAAGRDPEGVRLVAVSKTRPAADVIDAFRAGQIIFGENYVQELRAKAPEVKKSVEWHFIGHLQSNKVRQIAGLVSMIHSVDRLSLAEEISRQWGRLSLSCDILVQVNISGEITKSGTTAENALQLVRDIAVLPNLRIRGLMTMPPFFDDPEAARPFFAGLRQLAELIDSEDIPGVEMKELSMGMSGDFEAAIGEGATLVRVGTAIFGERR is encoded by the coding sequence ATGTCCATAGCCGAACGACTGGCAGAGGTGAGGGAGGAGATCCGGACCGCGGCGCTGGCCGCCGGCCGCGATCCGGAAGGGGTACGGCTGGTGGCGGTGTCCAAGACCCGTCCCGCGGCCGATGTTATCGATGCTTTCCGGGCCGGGCAGATCATCTTCGGCGAGAACTACGTCCAGGAGTTGCGGGCCAAGGCGCCTGAGGTGAAGAAGTCGGTGGAGTGGCATTTCATCGGCCATTTGCAGAGCAACAAGGTCAGGCAGATCGCCGGCCTGGTGAGCATGATCCACTCCGTCGACCGCCTCTCCCTGGCCGAGGAGATCAGCCGCCAATGGGGTCGTCTCTCCCTGAGCTGCGACATACTGGTGCAGGTCAACATCAGCGGCGAGATCACCAAGTCGGGCACGACAGCCGAAAACGCCCTGCAGCTGGTGCGCGACATCGCGGTGCTGCCCAACCTGCGCATCAGGGGACTGATGACCATGCCCCCCTTCTTCGACGATCCCGAGGCCGCACGCCCCTTCTTCGCCGGCCTGCGCCAACTGGCCGAACTGATCGACAGCGAGGATATCCCGGGGGTGGAGATGAAAGAACTCTCCATGGGCATGTCGGGAGACTTCGAGGCCGCCATCGGTGAGGGCGCCACCCTGGTGCGGGTCGGAACCGCCATCTTCGGCGAGCGTCGGTAG
- a CDS encoding cation:proton antiporter domain-containing protein codes for MAPCTSNGKDLRSQKWAITALATVGVVASTFIVGGLTWGGLSLLQIPASFIYCLLFGALISPTDPVAVIGILKTAGVPKSLETKIAGESLFNDGIGVVVFLIILELALGGGEVAAAKVALLFAKEALGGALLGLVIGVFSIILQGMTLGSLVNRIYPDIPGESYGD; via the coding sequence CTGGCTCCATGCACATCAAACGGGAAGGACCTGCGCAGCCAGAAGTGGGCCATTACCGCGCTGGCCACAGTTGGGGTAGTCGCCTCCACCTTCATCGTGGGGGGACTCACCTGGGGGGGGCTCTCCCTGCTCCAGATTCCCGCCTCGTTCATCTACTGCCTGCTGTTCGGGGCGCTGATCTCCCCCACCGATCCGGTGGCGGTGATCGGTATCCTCAAGACTGCCGGGGTTCCCAAGAGTCTGGAGACCAAGATCGCCGGGGAATCGCTCTTCAACGACGGCATCGGCGTGGTGGTCTTCCTGATCATCCTGGAGCTGGCCCTGGGAGGAGGGGAGGTTGCCGCCGCCAAGGTGGCGCTGCTCTTTGCCAAGGAGGCCCTGGGAGGAGCGCTGCTGGGGCTGGTGATCGGGGTCTTTTCCATCATCCTGCAGGGGATGACCCTGGGGAGCCTGGTGAACCGCATCTATCCCGATATACCGGGAGAGTCGTACGGAGACTGA